The genomic interval ACCCTTTGGCGGGTGGCACGACGAGATCTTTGAGTTTGAGCCTTGGATCGATGTGAATACGCTTCGTGAGATGTATCGAGACGCCACTCGTCAAACGCTGCATCGACTCGGCAACGAATGTGCTGGCCAAACCGTGTACGGGTTCACGCTTTGCTCGTTCTGGGACTGCCACGACTTCTTTCCATCCGCCTCAACGACAGAGGGGCATCAATCGCGTTTAACAAAACACCCAGCCCTTGACCTGCAATGGTCACCGTTTGATTGGGAGCACGAGCGGTTCGGTGCTGAGCTTTTTGCGGACGTGGGAGAACTGATTCGAACAACAGTCGATCAAGAGCCAGCGTTTTGGCAGATTGGCAACGCATCCGCCCACTTTCACGGAGACGTGCTGTCTCAGATGGTTCTTGCACTTCACGACCTGCGCTGCGAAGGCGGCTTCGAATCCTTTCCAGGCGTCACTGTTTTTTGTGCAGAAACCGAATCGGACGGTTGGCTGGAGAGATATTCGGCGACACTGCTGAACCCAAGCCCGGTCGATACGCTACTGCTGGAGAATTTCAAGGCAATCAATCCAGCCTATGATGAGATGAACCCCATCTTCAGACGGTTTCGCAAACGCCTACGTCACAGCGGTGAAGGGCTCGACGTGTGGCAGGCAGAATAAAGATCGGAATCATCGTCTTTTTTTTGGGCGGCGTTTTAAGTCAATCGGGCAATTCGAGATTGACGCGTTCACTCCTCCATGTCGTGAAGTTTATAGATCAGCGACCGACGGCTGATCCCAAGTTTCTTTGCGGTCAGCGTTCGATTTCCTTCACACTCCTCGAGCGTTGCCAGGATGGTGGCGCGTTCGACCTGTGACAACCTTCCAACGTCGACTGTGTCGGCAGTCGAGATGGTGGAAATGTTCACCGGCAAATGCTCTGGCAAGATGACGTCGCCTTGGCACAGAAGGCATGCCCGCTGAATCGCGTTTCGCAACTCGCGAACGTTTCCCGTCCACGAATGTGTCAACATCGACTGGGACGCTTGCGGGGAGAACCGGACCTGCCGCTTTGAAAACTGGTTCGCGAAA from Stieleria varia carries:
- a CDS encoding DUF4303 domain-containing protein, with protein sequence MGVIVLKTLPDDLRSRVTELRLQGDQFRDAGDDLTALAKYQEAYDLIPEQKIEWSPGCWLLSKMGEVHFRLGNFSDAAQCYLTQLPVNDESGVLQLSLGECFFELGQLESATKHFATAVQLSGITILEDLDPRYLELIHSTCPAPFGGWHDEIFEFEPWIDVNTLREMYRDATRQTLHRLGNECAGQTVYGFTLCSFWDCHDFFPSASTTEGHQSRLTKHPALDLQWSPFDWEHERFGAELFADVGELIRTTVDQEPAFWQIGNASAHFHGDVLSQMVLALHDLRCEGGFESFPGVTVFCAETESDGWLERYSATLLNPSPVDTLLLENFKAINPAYDEMNPIFRRFRKRLRHSGEGLDVWQAE